A stretch of the Halomonas sp. CH40 genome encodes the following:
- the waaF gene encoding lipopolysaccharide heptosyltransferase II — MNESAKRLLVIGPSWVGDMVMAQSLFITLKQRNPEAMLGVVAPAWFQPILARMPEVDEVLPLGVGHGEFGIKTRRELAGKLKGRYDRAIVLPRSWKAALVPFLARIPERVGFLGEQRYGLLKERRKLDKQVLDQTVKRFVSLGLSEDEASAGQFAIPRPRLMIDRDNLVNLRIAHHLSSRPAVGLMPGAEYGPAKQWPLTYFHQLAERLMSDGYEVRIFGGPKDQDAGDVIAEGLLHTHNLCGKTGLADAVDLLADCGQVVTNDSGLMHVAAAVGTRVHAVYGSSSPAYTPPLTANAQIHYLALECSPCFQRECPLGHTNCLNKLDVEGVYAAIRSTPRPLKLNAQ, encoded by the coding sequence ATGAATGAGTCCGCCAAGCGGCTACTGGTAATTGGCCCCTCCTGGGTGGGGGACATGGTCATGGCCCAGAGTCTGTTTATCACCCTGAAACAGCGTAATCCTGAAGCTATGCTGGGCGTGGTGGCACCGGCCTGGTTCCAGCCGATTCTGGCGCGCATGCCGGAAGTGGATGAGGTGTTGCCATTGGGCGTTGGGCATGGCGAGTTCGGCATCAAAACGCGTCGGGAGCTGGCCGGTAAGCTTAAAGGGCGTTACGATCGTGCCATTGTGCTGCCGCGTTCCTGGAAAGCAGCCCTGGTGCCTTTTCTTGCGCGTATTCCTGAGCGTGTCGGCTTTCTTGGCGAGCAGCGCTATGGCTTGCTGAAAGAGCGCCGCAAACTCGATAAACAGGTGCTTGACCAGACGGTGAAGCGTTTTGTATCGCTAGGGTTGTCAGAAGACGAAGCCAGCGCGGGGCAGTTTGCCATTCCACGTCCCCGCCTGATGATTGATCGCGATAATCTGGTCAATCTGCGTATTGCTCACCACCTGTCTTCCCGACCCGCGGTCGGCCTGATGCCAGGCGCCGAGTATGGCCCTGCCAAGCAGTGGCCGCTAACCTATTTTCATCAGCTGGCTGAGCGCCTAATGAGTGACGGCTATGAGGTACGTATCTTCGGTGGCCCCAAGGATCAGGATGCCGGTGATGTGATTGCCGAAGGGTTGCTGCATACCCATAATCTGTGTGGCAAGACAGGCCTGGCGGATGCCGTTGATCTGTTGGCGGATTGTGGCCAAGTGGTGACCAACGATTCGGGGCTGATGCACGTTGCCGCTGCAGTAGGTACTCGGGTACATGCTGTTTATGGTTCTTCATCACCTGCCTACACGCCACCGTTGACTGCCAACGCACAGATTCACTATCTAGCGCTGGAATGCTCTCCCTGCTTTCAGCGTGAATGCCCGCTGGGCCACACAAATTGCCTGAATAAACTGGATGTCGAGGGTGTCTATGCGGCTATCAGGTCAACGCCACGTCCACTGAAACTCAATGCGCAATAG
- a CDS encoding sulfatase-like hydrolase/transferase gives MPRFKLPPPGTWLPLVIIGVGLGYAIAILTRLPWWSFAFIAIAFVWLGRRLGSGQPRYRRYRKLTPWSLLPLCLWGLYIYLADSFGDVDIGAVFYHLQAGMEDHGGSGRLVAAVLYTLIMLAMLISITWLARNDWRWRRSEPFLAVLLMATNPLLYSLGQRSAVVVADDHGWLDRRYVTPDIASQSSPPNLLVLYLESIERTYSHPAFGDAYADLDHLGEQGLVFEGVKQLDNTGWTMAGMIASQCGAPLMPAGLLHDRQFEPLSSVVPGVECLGDLLSAQGYQLSFLGGASTEFAGKGRFYRDHGFEHVYGLQALQTQLEDPEYVNDWGLYDDTLYDLTLKEIERLDRQSDSPWGVVNLSITGHAPNGYPAQRCVERQGEWDEVDILYSVECSAWLARDLIERLEERDLLENTVVAILSDHLTMRVSVWDELTTLDRDNTFILLGSDQAPQRITRSASTMDVFPTLLDALGYTPHNSRAGLGVSLLSDSETLIERHGVAAINERLHAESELQQRLWEGLAPQRTSEPESLPDTESQILETPQDTTEEHPIAH, from the coding sequence ATGCCCCGATTCAAGCTTCCGCCGCCTGGTACCTGGTTACCACTCGTCATTATCGGTGTCGGGCTGGGCTATGCGATTGCCATATTGACCCGGCTCCCCTGGTGGTCGTTTGCGTTTATAGCCATCGCCTTTGTCTGGCTTGGCCGCCGCCTGGGTAGCGGGCAGCCACGCTATCGCCGCTATCGCAAGCTAACCCCCTGGTCATTGCTACCGCTGTGCCTTTGGGGCTTGTACATTTACCTGGCTGACAGTTTTGGTGATGTTGATATCGGGGCTGTTTTTTACCACCTTCAGGCGGGCATGGAAGACCACGGCGGGTCCGGGCGGCTAGTGGCGGCGGTTCTTTACACCCTGATCATGCTGGCAATGCTGATCTCAATCACCTGGCTGGCACGCAATGACTGGCGCTGGCGACGCTCGGAGCCTTTCCTTGCCGTATTATTGATGGCAACTAACCCCCTGCTTTACAGCCTGGGGCAGCGCAGCGCGGTAGTAGTGGCGGATGATCATGGCTGGCTGGACAGACGTTATGTCACGCCAGACATTGCTTCTCAATCTTCCCCTCCCAACCTGCTGGTGCTGTATCTGGAAAGCATTGAGCGCACCTATAGTCATCCTGCCTTTGGTGATGCCTATGCAGATCTCGACCATCTGGGCGAGCAGGGCCTGGTATTTGAAGGTGTTAAGCAGCTTGATAATACCGGCTGGACCATGGCCGGTATGATTGCCAGCCAGTGCGGCGCCCCCTTGATGCCTGCCGGGCTTTTGCATGATCGCCAGTTTGAGCCGCTTTCATCCGTGGTGCCAGGCGTTGAATGCCTGGGTGACCTGCTCAGTGCGCAGGGCTATCAGCTGAGCTTTCTGGGCGGTGCCAGCACCGAGTTCGCCGGTAAAGGGCGTTTTTATCGCGACCATGGATTTGAGCATGTCTACGGCCTGCAAGCTCTGCAGACTCAGCTGGAAGATCCTGAATACGTCAATGACTGGGGGCTTTATGATGACACCCTTTATGATTTGACGCTGAAAGAAATCGAGCGCCTGGATCGCCAATCGGATAGCCCCTGGGGGGTCGTTAACCTGAGCATTACCGGTCATGCGCCCAACGGCTATCCCGCCCAGCGCTGCGTTGAGCGGCAAGGCGAGTGGGATGAGGTCGATATTCTGTATTCAGTAGAGTGCTCGGCCTGGCTGGCGCGCGACCTTATCGAACGCCTGGAAGAACGCGACCTGCTTGAGAATACCGTGGTGGCGATTCTCAGTGATCACCTCACCATGCGCGTTTCAGTATGGGATGAGCTGACCACTCTGGATAGGGACAATACCTTTATTCTGCTAGGTAGCGATCAAGCGCCCCAGCGCATCACACGCAGCGCCTCGACCATGGATGTTTTTCCAACTCTGCTGGACGCGCTTGGCTATACGCCGCACAACTCACGGGCAGGTCTGGGGGTTTCGCTACTCAGCGATTCGGAAACCCTGATAGAGCGCCATGGTGTTGCAGCTATCAATGAGCGCTTACACGCAGAAAGCGAACTGCAGCAGCGCCTGTGGGAGGGGTTGGCTCCTCAGCGGACTTCAGAACCTGAGAGTCTCCCGGATACAGAGTCACAAATACTTGAAACCCCGCAGGACACTACAGAAGAACACCCTATTGCGCATTGA
- a CDS encoding NAD-dependent epimerase, with amino-acid sequence MTTLVTGAAGFIGSAVVKRLLENGERVVGLDNHNAYYDPELKEARVSRFAAHSGYEHLRVDVADREAMADVFRRHSFSRVVHLAAQVGVRYSLENPASYIDSNLIGFGNILEGCRQQVVEHLVYASSSSVYGANEQMPFSTHHTVDHPISLYAATKKANEAMAHSYSHLYGIPTTGLRFFTVYGPWGRPDMALFKFTRAILAGETIPVYHFGQHRRDFTYIDDIVEGIIRVLEKPAQPNPQWSGQSPDPATSMAPWRLYNIGNQEPVILMDYIAALERALGINANKQLLPMQPGDVPDTYADVEDLVEQFGYQPATRVEDGVANFVAWYRDFYRV; translated from the coding sequence TTGACTACTCTGGTGACTGGCGCGGCAGGATTTATCGGTTCTGCAGTCGTGAAGCGTTTGCTTGAAAATGGCGAGAGAGTTGTCGGTCTGGACAACCATAATGCGTATTACGACCCTGAACTGAAAGAAGCACGGGTGTCACGCTTTGCTGCCCATAGCGGTTATGAACATTTGCGCGTTGACGTGGCAGACCGAGAAGCCATGGCAGACGTATTTCGGCGACACTCTTTCAGTCGTGTCGTCCATCTGGCCGCCCAGGTAGGTGTACGCTACTCGCTCGAGAATCCTGCTTCCTATATTGACAGCAATCTGATTGGGTTTGGCAATATCCTCGAAGGGTGCCGACAGCAGGTTGTTGAACACCTGGTTTACGCCAGCAGTTCCAGTGTATATGGCGCCAATGAGCAGATGCCATTTTCTACCCATCACACTGTCGACCACCCGATCAGCCTTTACGCAGCGACCAAGAAAGCTAATGAAGCCATGGCACACAGCTACAGCCACCTTTATGGCATCCCGACCACAGGCCTGCGCTTCTTTACTGTCTATGGCCCATGGGGGCGCCCTGATATGGCCCTTTTCAAGTTTACTCGGGCGATTTTGGCGGGAGAAACCATCCCGGTGTATCACTTTGGTCAGCATCGGCGCGATTTCACCTATATTGATGACATTGTGGAAGGCATTATTCGCGTACTGGAAAAGCCTGCGCAACCGAATCCGCAGTGGTCAGGTCAATCACCAGACCCTGCCACCAGTATGGCTCCTTGGCGTCTTTATAATATCGGAAATCAGGAGCCTGTTATCCTGATGGATTATATTGCAGCCCTTGAGCGTGCGCTGGGTATTAACGCCAATAAACAGTTGCTGCCCATGCAGCCTGGCGATGTACCGGATACCTACGCTGATGTGGAGGATTTGGTCGAACAGTTTGGTTACCAGCCTGCCACCCGAGTCGAGGACGGTGTGGCGAATTTCGTGGCCTGGTACCGCGATTTTTATCGTGTTTGA
- a CDS encoding glycosyltransferase family 2 protein, producing MKLSVVISTYNSPRWLEKVLWGYSVQSHQDFEIIIADDGSGNETRQLIDRFCKNTSMSIQHVWHPDNGFQKCRILNSAVIASAYDYIVFSDGDCIPRRDFLSVHASQAAPGYYLSGGYHKLPMATSEAITKDDILSGLCFDLKWLKSKGLATSYKNVKLTANHWQARLFNTLTPTRCRFKGSNGSAWKKDILMVNGFDETMAYGGEDREFGVRLVNAGIKPKHVRYNAVVIHLDHARGYVDPDIVIANKQHRLKVEKTGIKRTDHGIQQH from the coding sequence ATGAAGCTTTCTGTCGTTATCAGTACCTATAACTCGCCAAGGTGGTTGGAAAAAGTTCTTTGGGGTTATAGCGTACAGTCACATCAAGATTTCGAAATTATTATCGCCGACGACGGGTCAGGCAATGAAACGCGTCAATTGATTGACCGCTTTTGTAAGAACACATCCATGAGCATTCAACATGTTTGGCATCCGGATAACGGCTTTCAAAAGTGCCGCATCCTCAACAGCGCAGTAATAGCATCGGCTTACGACTATATAGTGTTCAGCGATGGGGACTGCATTCCGCGCAGGGATTTTCTCAGTGTTCATGCAAGCCAAGCGGCGCCTGGATATTATCTGTCAGGCGGTTACCACAAGCTTCCTATGGCGACCAGCGAGGCAATAACCAAAGACGATATTCTGTCCGGGCTCTGTTTTGATCTGAAGTGGCTTAAATCTAAAGGGTTGGCAACATCCTACAAGAACGTAAAGTTAACGGCTAACCACTGGCAGGCACGTCTGTTTAATACGCTGACCCCCACACGTTGCCGTTTCAAGGGGTCTAACGGTTCTGCCTGGAAAAAAGATATTCTGATGGTTAATGGTTTTGACGAAACCATGGCCTATGGCGGTGAGGACAGAGAGTTTGGCGTCCGGCTTGTCAATGCCGGTATCAAGCCAAAACATGTTCGCTACAACGCTGTGGTTATACACTTGGATCATGCCAGAGGCTATGTAGACCCTGATATTGTCATTGCCAACAAGCAGCATCGTCTTAAGGTTGAAAAAACCGGTATAAAGCGCACAGATCACGGCATTCAGCAACATTAG
- a CDS encoding glycosyltransferase family 2 protein, which produces MIFFVFSYNRGPHLRNCIESIEICAPDSQIIVYDDASNDPETRQVLNDIETRHDVRRRDDKGSENQHGALYTNMQRALDSVDGDELICFLQDDTQLVRRIEAEDIRLMENYFEKFPTAGFLAPVFQKAITRKRTLERFVYYPDRDVFVCEHSSRKQVAGVYYSDISITRSERLRKANWQFISGEFENEKQAKAHFLEMGYLRAPFAMWLPNPPAYRNKKKSFTFQLAEIINKAGFYPFNIMDAESTKKLRQHPTSKVPIAEDFLTVTDETLKSPWIYDPLRRYRFLRKLAKFEALLRRCCR; this is translated from the coding sequence TTGATTTTTTTTGTATTTTCATATAACCGCGGCCCTCATCTGAGAAACTGTATTGAATCCATTGAGATTTGTGCGCCCGATTCTCAAATTATCGTTTATGACGATGCCAGCAACGACCCTGAAACTCGACAAGTCCTTAATGACATCGAAACACGTCATGACGTCAGACGCCGAGACGACAAGGGTTCTGAAAACCAGCACGGTGCACTTTATACTAATATGCAGCGTGCCCTCGACTCCGTTGACGGCGATGAACTAATCTGTTTTCTTCAGGACGACACCCAGTTGGTGCGTCGGATTGAGGCAGAAGATATCCGCTTGATGGAAAACTATTTTGAAAAATTTCCCACCGCTGGATTCCTGGCGCCGGTTTTTCAGAAAGCCATCACACGTAAGCGCACACTCGAGCGTTTTGTTTATTATCCAGACCGTGACGTTTTTGTCTGTGAACACAGTAGCCGCAAACAGGTTGCTGGCGTCTACTATTCAGATATCTCGATTACCCGAAGTGAGCGCTTGCGTAAGGCTAACTGGCAATTTATTTCAGGAGAGTTTGAAAACGAAAAACAGGCAAAGGCGCATTTTCTTGAAATGGGTTATCTACGAGCCCCTTTTGCCATGTGGCTGCCTAATCCTCCTGCATATCGTAACAAAAAGAAAAGCTTTACCTTTCAGTTGGCGGAAATTATCAACAAGGCGGGGTTTTACCCTTTTAATATTATGGATGCTGAATCTACCAAGAAACTTCGCCAACATCCGACAAGCAAGGTTCCGATTGCTGAAGATTTTCTCACCGTTACTGATGAAACGCTCAAGTCGCCGTGGATCTATGATCCTCTGCGGCGCTATCGATTCTTACGCAAACTGGCCAAGTTTGAAGCACTGCTGAGGCGTTGTTGTCGATAG
- a CDS encoding glycosyltransferase family 25 protein: MESPKIIVISLKRATERRQSIEQQFFELKLPFSFLDAIDGKQGHELFTKYDADKARRIGEIPLTTGHLGCYASHFIVWQHCVEAGKPVIVLEDDAMIFPEPFLKFVEQSSNLPQEIECVRLFKNKSRNKKSWQVFEQEDISIAKFLRGHKSATGYYLTPSAARKFLKYSERWVEPVDIEMDQFWANGVECYGVLEPCLTHNPKFDSAIDSGIDTSQARRGLMRLRWRWYLLKGKFNRELHNYMFKARMQK, encoded by the coding sequence ATGGAATCACCGAAAATTATAGTCATTAGCCTGAAGCGAGCGACCGAAAGACGACAATCAATTGAGCAACAATTTTTTGAATTGAAGTTGCCTTTTAGCTTTTTAGATGCAATCGATGGAAAGCAGGGTCACGAGCTCTTTACCAAATATGATGCTGATAAGGCGAGACGCATCGGCGAAATTCCTCTGACAACAGGTCACTTAGGTTGTTATGCAAGCCATTTTATTGTCTGGCAGCACTGCGTCGAAGCAGGGAAGCCAGTGATTGTTCTCGAAGATGATGCCATGATCTTTCCAGAACCATTTTTGAAATTTGTGGAACAGTCTTCCAATCTCCCGCAGGAGATTGAATGTGTCAGGTTGTTCAAGAACAAGTCCCGAAACAAAAAAAGCTGGCAGGTTTTCGAGCAAGAGGATATCTCTATAGCCAAGTTTCTAAGAGGCCATAAAAGTGCTACTGGTTATTACCTCACTCCATCTGCTGCACGGAAGTTTCTGAAGTATAGTGAACGCTGGGTAGAGCCTGTAGATATAGAGATGGATCAATTCTGGGCAAATGGCGTTGAATGCTACGGAGTGCTTGAACCCTGCCTTACTCACAACCCCAAGTTTGACTCCGCTATAGATTCTGGTATTGATACTTCTCAGGCAAGGCGTGGATTAATGCGTCTACGTTGGCGTTGGTACCTTCTGAAAGGCAAGTTTAATCGAGAACTCCATAACTATATGTTCAAAGCTAGAATGCAAAAGTAG